One region of Zingiber officinale cultivar Zhangliang chromosome 7B, Zo_v1.1, whole genome shotgun sequence genomic DNA includes:
- the LOC122003480 gene encoding polygalacturonase-like, producing the protein MSQLKKPVILLFLTIISATHASPGEVHDIVDYGARPDRPRFDSSDSLLRAWAAACESTGSPTVSVPAGDFLVHQATFAGPCKSSEITVRIGGTLVAPSGYGGESWIVFDNVEGLSVYGGTIDGRGGALWACKAAGGRHCPAGATSLKIMNSKDVVLSGLTSVNSERFHVVIHGCEHVTVHGVRISAAGSSPNTDGIHVQMSTDVTITAASIRTGDDCVSIGPGTTNLWIEQVVCGPGHGISIGSLGKEYEEKGVENVTVKTTVFTGTENGLRIKTWGRPSQGFVKGVVFENSIMQNVHNPIIIDQNYCPDHRGCPDKNSGVRISEVTYSDIHGSSATPVAVNFDCSASNPCTGIGLQNIKLTYGGAAAESCCKHADGEASGLVVPPSCL; encoded by the exons ATGTCTCAACTCAAAAAACCCGTCATTCTTCTCTTTCTGACGATCATCTCCGCCACGCACGCCTCTCCGGGCGAGGTGCACGACATCGTCGACTATGGTGCGAGACCCGATCGACCTCGGTTCGACTCGTCCGATTCCTTGCTCCGCGCATGGGCCGCGGCCTGCGAGTCGACCGGATCGCCGACCGTCAGTGTTCCGGCGGGAGACTTCTTGGTCCACCAGGCCACCTTCGCTGGCCCCTGCAAGAGCAGCGAGATCACCGTTCGGATTGGCGGCACGCTAGTCGCGCCGTCGGGCTACGGCGGCGAAAGTTGGATCGTGTTCGACAACGTAGAGGGGCTGTCGGTATACGGCGGGACCATCGACGGTCGAGGCGGGGCCTTGTGGGCTTGCAAGGCCGCCGGCGGTCGCCACTGCCCCGCCGGCGCCACG TCGTTGAAGATAATGAACTCGAAGGACGTGGTGTTGAGCGGGCTGACGTCGGTCAACAGCGAGCGGTTCCACGTCGTGATCCACGGATGCGAGCACGTGACAGTGCACGGCGTGAGGATCTCGGCGGCGGGCAGTAGCCCCAATACCGACGGCATCCATGTCCAGATGTCGACGGACGTCACCATTACCGCCGCCAGCATCAGGACCGGCGACGACTGCGTCTCCATCGGACCCGGCACCACCAACCTCTGGATAGAGCAGGTGGTCTGCGGGCCAGGCCACGGGATCAG TATTGGGAGTTTGGGGAAGGAGTACGAGGAGAAGGGGGTGGAGAACGTGACGGTGAAGACGACGGTGTTTACGGGAACGGAGAACGGGCTGAGGATAAAGACGTGGGGGAGGCCGAGCCAGGGTTTCGTGAAGGGGGTGGTGTTTGAGAATTCCATCATGCAGAACGTGCACAACCCCATCATCATCGACCAAAACTACTGCCCCGACCACAGAGGATGCCCTGACAAG AATTCTGGCGTCAGGATCAGTGAGGTAACTTACAGCGACATCCATGGGTCGTCTGCAACGCCGGTCGCCGTGAACTTTGACTGCAGCGCCAGTAACCCGTGCACCGGAATCGGATTGCAGAACATCAAGCTCACCTATGGAGGGGCAGCGGCGGAATCATGCTGCAAGCACGCCGACGGCGAGGCATCCGGTTTGGTCGTGCCTCCGAGCTGTCTATGA